The Akkermansiaceae bacterium genome has a window encoding:
- the bioA gene encoding adenosylmethionine--8-amino-7-oxononanoate transaminase, whose product MIRASPAIRRLVNEGRLWRYQPVNTEQWISADKAHCWHPFTRQDEWVAGEPVEPLVLVDGDGIWLTDSEGRRYMDGNASIWTNVHGHKHPVINAAVVAQLGKVAHTSYLGFANPRASELAERLCGYFPPHTLERVFFSDDGSTAVECAVKMAIQYRLQTGQEQRTGFIAFDQCYHGDTMGAASLGGVGAFFDRFRQFGFPVSHVRGIEDLTGLDQEKIDRTAAVIIEPLVQGVNQIRPWPAGMLADLRAWCDRYGIHLILDEVMTGFGKTGTMFACQQEHVIPDFLCLAKGLTGGYLPMAATMVKGEIYRAFLGGADRAFYYGHSYTGNQLGCAAALASLDVFEQEKTLEKLPGKIELLGQLLAGLAADRPVVHDIRQCGLVAGVELRTKTGEPFDPALKVGERVSLLARQHQLLTRPIRDTLVVMPPLSISADEIRLMCAALAHAMDDYFNNAQ is encoded by the coding sequence ATGATTAGGGCATCCCCGGCCATTCGCAGGCTTGTCAATGAGGGGAGATTGTGGCGGTATCAACCCGTGAACACGGAGCAGTGGATATCAGCGGACAAGGCGCATTGCTGGCATCCCTTTACCCGACAGGATGAGTGGGTGGCGGGAGAGCCTGTCGAACCGCTCGTTTTGGTTGATGGCGATGGTATCTGGCTGACCGACTCAGAGGGGCGTCGCTACATGGATGGCAATGCCTCGATCTGGACCAATGTGCATGGACACAAACACCCGGTGATCAATGCCGCGGTTGTTGCCCAGCTCGGAAAGGTGGCTCACACCAGCTACCTCGGGTTTGCCAACCCGCGTGCCAGCGAACTGGCGGAGAGGTTGTGTGGCTATTTCCCTCCCCACACCCTCGAAAGGGTGTTTTTTTCCGATGATGGATCAACGGCGGTTGAGTGTGCTGTAAAAATGGCGATCCAGTACCGGCTTCAAACCGGCCAGGAGCAGCGGACCGGGTTTATCGCCTTCGACCAATGCTACCATGGTGATACCATGGGAGCCGCCTCGCTGGGTGGCGTGGGGGCTTTTTTCGACCGGTTCAGGCAATTTGGTTTCCCCGTAAGCCATGTTAGGGGGATCGAGGATCTCACAGGTCTGGACCAGGAAAAAATCGACCGTACTGCCGCCGTGATCATCGAGCCGCTGGTCCAGGGTGTGAACCAGATCCGACCTTGGCCAGCGGGAATGTTGGCGGATCTGAGGGCGTGGTGTGACCGGTATGGGATTCATCTGATCCTGGATGAGGTGATGACGGGATTTGGGAAAACGGGTACGATGTTTGCCTGTCAGCAAGAGCATGTCATCCCGGATTTTCTTTGCCTCGCCAAAGGTCTCACCGGTGGCTACCTGCCGATGGCGGCGACGATGGTCAAAGGCGAAATCTACAGAGCTTTTCTCGGGGGCGCAGACAGGGCGTTTTACTATGGCCATAGCTACACGGGCAATCAACTCGGTTGTGCCGCCGCCCTGGCCAGCCTGGATGTATTCGAGCAGGAAAAAACCCTTGAGAAGCTCCCTGGTAAAATAGAACTGTTGGGACAACTGCTTGCCGGGCTGGCGGCGGACCGGCCTGTGGTCCATGACATCCGGCAGTGCGGACTGGTCGCCGGGGTGGAATTGAGAACAAAGACCGGTGAGCCATTTGACCCGGCGCTCAAAGTAGGCGAAAGGGTCTCCCTGTTAGCTCGACAGCACCAGCTGCTAACAAGGCCTATTCGCGATACACTGGTGGTGATGCCGCCGCTGAGTATTTCCGCTGACGAAATCCGGCTCATGTGTGCGGCACTGGCCCACGCGATGGATGATTACTTCAACAATGCGCAGTAG
- a CDS encoding PTS sugar transporter subunit IIA, which produces MKLASLLTPKQVILDLKGEVCVEAIGNIVDHLIARGLLKAELRDEVIESLKEREKQISTGIGSGVAIPHAFSDSIDQVVAAFGRSKEGIDFEAIDNAPVNFVILFIVPKKEYNLHLQTLAAIARMFNNCEVRQQLHEAETVEDVLDIFASRPSRTHTER; this is translated from the coding sequence ATGAAACTAGCCAGTTTACTCACCCCAAAGCAAGTCATTCTCGATTTGAAGGGGGAGGTGTGTGTTGAGGCGATTGGGAACATCGTGGACCATCTCATCGCGAGGGGTTTACTCAAAGCCGAGCTGCGTGACGAGGTGATCGAATCCCTCAAGGAGCGTGAAAAACAAATCAGCACCGGGATTGGCTCGGGGGTTGCGATTCCCCATGCGTTTTCTGATTCGATCGATCAAGTGGTCGCTGCCTTTGGCAGGTCGAAGGAGGGGATTGATTTTGAAGCCATCGACAATGCACCGGTCAATTTTGTCATCCTCTTTATAGTACCTAAAAAGGAGTATAACCTCCATTTGCAAACGCTTGCCGCGATCGCCAGGATGTTTAACAACTGTGAGGTCCGGCAGCAGCTTCATGAGGCTGAAACGGTGGAGGACGTACTCGATATTTTTGCATCCCGCCCATCGCGGACCCACACTGAGCGGTAG
- the mntR gene encoding transcriptional regulator MntR produces MPDTSSARHRTSGSTARDDYLEQILHLIEEKGYARPIDISKRLEISQASVTNMLQRLDAEGLVTHIKYRGTTLTDEGLRIARAIIDRHNTLTRFLELFGIDEDTIYRDVEGMEHHISRATLEAIRSVTDYLQNSPETLAAIRKA; encoded by the coding sequence ATGCCCGATACGTCCAGCGCGAGACATCGCACCAGCGGTTCCACAGCTCGCGATGATTACCTCGAACAAATTCTCCATTTAATCGAGGAAAAGGGATACGCCCGCCCGATCGATATCTCCAAACGACTGGAGATTTCGCAAGCAAGCGTCACCAACATGCTGCAGCGGCTGGATGCCGAAGGGCTGGTGACCCATATCAAGTACCGCGGCACGACCCTCACCGATGAGGGGCTGCGTATCGCCCGCGCCATCATTGACCGGCACAACACCCTGACCCGCTTCCTTGAACTCTTCGGTATTGATGAGGACACCATTTACCGCGATGTCGAAGGCATGGAACACCATATTTCCCGCGCCACTCTCGAGGCCATCCGCTCGGTCACGGACTACCTCCAAAACAGCCCCGAGACCCTCGCCGCCATCAGGAAAGCCTAA
- a CDS encoding 2-dehydropantoate 2-reductase → MTAVKRVAIVGSGAVGGYYGARLAESGMDVTFLLRSDYDHIAAHGWKVTSVAGDIRLPSVQCARCPEEMGKVDLVIIAWKATSNRSYGKVISPLLHDETVILTLQNGLGNVEELARLFGADRIFGGLCFVCINRIGPGELDHSASGMVHVGEFRAQDGLGSTAGSNRLGYLVGLLRQGGVVCQAVPNLEQAQWMKLVWNIPFNGLAIAQGGVDTGVLLATPGMEDRIRAIMREVQAVAAAMDYRIGDDFLEKQIALTRPMKAYRPSSMIDYVDGREVEVDAIWRQPLKRARALGVEVPEIERLLAEIEDRLDQRGI, encoded by the coding sequence ATGACAGCAGTAAAACGAGTAGCGATAGTGGGTTCCGGTGCCGTCGGCGGCTATTACGGGGCACGCCTGGCGGAGTCGGGAATGGATGTGACATTCCTGCTGAGAAGTGATTACGACCACATTGCTGCGCACGGTTGGAAGGTGACCAGCGTTGCCGGCGACATCCGTTTGCCGTCGGTGCAGTGTGCGCGGTGTCCGGAGGAAATGGGTAAGGTCGACCTGGTGATCATCGCATGGAAGGCAACTTCGAATCGATCCTATGGGAAGGTGATTTCCCCGCTGTTACATGATGAGACAGTCATTCTGACCCTGCAAAATGGCCTGGGGAATGTGGAGGAGCTGGCACGTCTTTTTGGCGCCGACCGTATTTTTGGCGGACTCTGTTTTGTATGTATCAACCGTATCGGCCCGGGAGAGCTGGACCACAGCGCCTCCGGCATGGTGCATGTGGGTGAGTTCCGCGCTCAGGATGGTCTCGGATCAACAGCAGGATCAAATAGACTTGGATATCTGGTAGGTCTGCTCAGGCAGGGTGGGGTGGTTTGTCAGGCGGTTCCGAATCTGGAGCAGGCGCAGTGGATGAAGCTGGTGTGGAATATTCCGTTTAATGGTCTGGCGATTGCGCAAGGGGGGGTGGACACGGGCGTTTTATTGGCCACTCCGGGAATGGAGGACCGGATCCGGGCGATCATGCGCGAAGTGCAGGCTGTGGCCGCCGCGATGGACTACAGGATTGGGGATGATTTTCTGGAAAAACAGATCGCCCTGACCCGACCGATGAAGGCTTACCGTCCGTCGAGCATGATCGATTACGTCGACGGTCGCGAGGTCGAGGTGGACGCCATCTGGCGGCAGCCGTTGAAGCGGGCGCGGGCACTGGGCGTCGAAGTGCCTGAAATTGAGCGATTACTGGCCGAAATCGAGGACCGACTGGATCAGAGGGGCATTTAA
- a CDS encoding transposase, whose translation MSRHYSLKPRKFAMELRTSESCSVHGGQLAIVGLIRQSGLMGWISDYPQLEHRKNRNRGFDPEVYISTFLYNFCTGGSSLADAEALNEDKALLRLLGIKKLPDQSALGEWLRALDPAGLDALKAINRRFCTWVLKTAPANTYSYGGNELEWFFDDTQIEVSGKKFEGAAINYKGDVSLGWQTLWAGPLILECELGGQRGVSECFGRFCANSGKLRKKGKHYLYADSGSSDGEDLEHAAKHFTRHSISYNKWTSPLERMAGGLPEESWGESELTHWRGGIKHLVSYSWVRHQPSGCRQAHNFAALRHKREDDMFWSYCFVEVEEGRGHTAAQSRAAFERHRLKGECERRFGEVLSDLGLHRPPCHSLSANDGWYSLGALAYNILGALKLLVLPEKDLAKRPRTVMQRLLLLPMEIKRHARQLKAVVYICHERMKAWRQIFEEWMPDHRLMYPKA comes from the coding sequence ATGTCACGACACTACTCCCTGAAGCCGCGCAAGTTTGCAATGGAGCTAAGAACCTCGGAATCATGCTCGGTGCATGGAGGGCAACTGGCCATTGTCGGCTTGATCCGGCAAAGCGGACTAATGGGCTGGATCAGTGATTACCCGCAGCTCGAGCACCGCAAGAACCGCAACCGGGGCTTTGATCCCGAAGTCTACATCAGCACCTTTCTCTACAACTTCTGCACAGGAGGAAGCAGCCTGGCGGATGCGGAGGCTCTCAATGAAGACAAGGCACTGCTAAGGCTGTTAGGAATAAAAAAACTGCCCGACCAGAGCGCCCTGGGCGAATGGCTCCGGGCTCTGGACCCCGCGGGCCTTGATGCCCTCAAGGCGATCAACCGCCGGTTTTGCACATGGGTGCTCAAGACGGCTCCGGCCAATACATACAGCTACGGTGGCAACGAACTCGAATGGTTTTTCGATGATACCCAGATCGAAGTCAGCGGTAAAAAATTTGAAGGTGCCGCAATCAACTACAAGGGGGATGTATCGCTTGGTTGGCAGACGTTGTGGGCCGGGCCTCTCATCCTCGAATGCGAACTCGGGGGACAGCGCGGAGTAAGCGAGTGTTTCGGCAGGTTCTGCGCTAACAGCGGTAAGCTGCGTAAAAAAGGAAAACACTATCTCTACGCCGACAGCGGCAGCAGTGACGGGGAGGATCTTGAACACGCGGCCAAACACTTCACCCGCCACAGCATCAGCTACAACAAATGGACAAGTCCCCTGGAACGCATGGCCGGAGGACTTCCCGAGGAAAGTTGGGGCGAGTCCGAACTTACCCACTGGCGTGGAGGAATCAAACATCTCGTATCCTACAGCTGGGTAAGACACCAGCCCTCGGGCTGTAGGCAAGCGCATAACTTTGCGGCCCTGCGTCACAAACGGGAAGACGACATGTTCTGGAGCTACTGCTTCGTCGAAGTTGAAGAAGGACGGGGTCACACAGCGGCCCAATCCAGGGCAGCCTTTGAACGTCACCGGCTCAAGGGTGAGTGTGAACGCCGCTTTGGCGAAGTGCTCAGTGATCTAGGGCTTCACAGGCCGCCCTGCCACAGTCTCAGCGCCAACGACGGATGGTATAGCCTCGGGGCGTTGGCCTACAACATCCTCGGGGCCCTCAAGCTGTTGGTGTTGCCTGAAAAAGACCTGGCCAAGCGTCCGCGCACGGTGATGCAGCGGCTGTTGTTATTGCCCATGGAAATCAAGCGTCATGCCCGCCAACTCAAGGCGGTGGTTTACATCTGTCATGAGAGGATGAAAGCTTGGCGGCAGATCTTTGAGGAATGGATGCCGGATCACCGGCTGATGTATCCAAAGGCCTGA
- a CDS encoding HU family DNA-binding protein, with the protein METITKRDLVTKLSNKTGLGQAEVLNVLETMLDTVTGELAKGNAVVIRNFGSFQVREMKGKVGRNPKNPGQDMKIPPRAVVKFKPGKEMKERVARILPLIQQG; encoded by the coding sequence ATGGAAACGATAACAAAACGCGATCTCGTCACCAAGCTTAGTAACAAAACCGGACTCGGCCAGGCTGAGGTTCTTAACGTTCTTGAGACCATGTTAGATACCGTCACGGGTGAACTTGCCAAGGGGAATGCCGTGGTCATACGCAATTTCGGCTCGTTCCAGGTGCGGGAGATGAAAGGCAAGGTCGGCCGCAATCCGAAGAACCCGGGCCAGGATATGAAAATCCCGCCACGCGCCGTGGTTAAATTCAAACCGGGCAAGGAAATGAAGGAGCGGGTCGCCCGCATCCTGCCCCTGATCCAGCAAGGCTAA
- the argS gene encoding arginine--tRNA ligase, which produces MIIQELEKALVSALGAVGVVEVPHGFQVRVESSADLRFGDYQSNVAMVLAKQARANPRELAAKLIEALDLGRLAEADIAGPGFINFRINNGAWGQRVAGLLADDRLGVPLASTVQTIVVDFSAPNVAKPMHVGHIRSTIIGDSLSRIARFLGHKVITDNHIGDWGTQFGMIIHGWKTVLDKADLQADPVAELLRVYRTVNAQCGEDESVRETCKQELVKLQGGDVENLAIWEQCVELSKQGLQGIYDRLDVGFDYWYGESFYNDRLAPLVDDMLDSGVARVSDGAVCVFFDGDPKLEDKPTVVRKADGGFLYATTDLATIDFRVEEWNADQIWYVVGAPQQLHFQQIFEATRRRGLNPGMHHIAFGSILGEDRKLMKTRSGDNVQLVDVLDEAVERAGLAIEEKNPDMDPEEKKRVAAIVGIGSVKFAELSQHRMTDYVFSWDRMLALQGDTAPYLQYSYVRVRSIFRKLDDGVRLDGKHMKIEADAEVHLARMLVRFGETVPSLLDDFRPNLLANYLLELARAFHSFFEACPVLKSEGETQNTRLVLCELTSRVLQKGLGLLGIEVPERM; this is translated from the coding sequence ATGATTATTCAAGAACTGGAAAAGGCATTGGTTTCGGCACTCGGTGCGGTCGGGGTAGTGGAAGTGCCTCATGGCTTTCAAGTGCGGGTGGAATCGTCCGCGGACCTACGATTTGGGGATTACCAGAGCAATGTCGCCATGGTTCTTGCAAAACAGGCACGTGCCAATCCACGGGAGCTAGCCGCCAAGCTGATCGAAGCTCTTGACCTTGGTAGACTTGCAGAAGCCGATATCGCCGGGCCCGGTTTTATTAACTTCCGCATCAACAACGGGGCATGGGGGCAACGCGTGGCTGGCCTGTTAGCCGATGACCGGCTCGGCGTCCCCCTGGCCAGCACCGTCCAGACCATCGTCGTCGACTTCTCAGCTCCTAACGTCGCCAAGCCGATGCATGTCGGCCACATCCGCTCGACCATCATTGGAGACAGTCTATCCCGTATCGCCCGTTTTCTTGGTCACAAGGTGATTACCGATAACCACATCGGTGACTGGGGAACCCAGTTCGGCATGATCATCCACGGCTGGAAAACGGTGCTCGACAAAGCCGACCTGCAGGCGGACCCGGTGGCCGAGTTGCTGCGGGTCTATCGTACCGTCAACGCCCAATGTGGCGAGGATGAATCAGTGCGCGAGACCTGTAAACAAGAGCTGGTCAAACTCCAGGGCGGCGATGTCGAGAACCTCGCGATTTGGGAACAATGCGTCGAGCTGTCAAAACAGGGGCTGCAGGGGATCTATGACCGGCTTGATGTCGGCTTTGACTACTGGTATGGTGAAAGTTTTTACAACGACCGGCTGGCGCCACTTGTCGACGATATGTTGGACTCCGGGGTCGCCCGCGTCAGCGATGGTGCTGTCTGTGTCTTTTTCGACGGCGACCCCAAGCTGGAGGACAAGCCGACCGTAGTGCGTAAGGCCGATGGTGGATTCCTCTACGCGACCACGGACCTGGCAACCATCGACTTCCGGGTGGAGGAATGGAATGCCGACCAGATCTGGTATGTCGTGGGGGCGCCCCAACAACTTCATTTCCAGCAGATATTCGAAGCCACCCGCAGGCGCGGATTGAATCCCGGGATGCACCATATCGCCTTCGGCTCGATTCTCGGTGAGGATCGCAAGCTGATGAAAACCCGCAGCGGTGACAACGTGCAACTGGTTGACGTGTTGGATGAGGCCGTCGAGCGCGCTGGTCTGGCGATCGAAGAAAAAAATCCTGACATGGACCCGGAGGAGAAAAAGCGAGTTGCCGCCATTGTGGGGATTGGCTCGGTGAAGTTTGCCGAGCTTTCCCAGCATCGGATGACCGACTATGTTTTCAGCTGGGACCGGATGTTAGCCCTGCAGGGCGACACGGCACCCTATCTCCAATACAGTTACGTACGTGTCAGGTCGATTTTCCGGAAACTCGATGACGGCGTCCGGCTGGATGGAAAGCACATGAAAATCGAAGCCGATGCCGAAGTTCATCTGGCACGGATGTTAGTGCGTTTCGGTGAAACTGTGCCGTCATTGCTCGACGATTTCCGCCCCAACCTTCTCGCCAACTATCTTCTTGAGCTTGCCAGGGCATTCCACTCGTTTTTCGAGGCATGCCCGGTGCTGAAGTCAGAAGGTGAAACGCAGAATACCCGACTCGTGCTCTGTGAGCTGACAAGCCGGGTATTGCAAAAGGGGCTCGGGTTGTTAGGAATCGAGGTTCCCGAGAGAATGTGA
- the secA gene encoding preprotein translocase subunit SecA has protein sequence MLKWTLQKIVGSKNQREVKRLAPVVAKINEIEEAYQRDSDEQLRERVAAWQKHLHRYLPLESATIRELELMDADQLSAAAAKLNERLDALRDEFPMLPNAEATVESIEQAKAAFREVEDNHFDGARAKYLDQIMPEAFAAVKNSARRLCGQTITVCDQPLLWEMVHFDVQLVGGIALHRGMIAEMQTGEGKTLVATLPVFLNGLTGLGVHVVTVNDYLARRDSEWMGAVFKFLGLTVGCIQNQQPSQLRREQYACDITYGTNAEFGFDYLRDNGMSSSKEEQVQRGHYFAIIDEVDSILIDEARTPLIISGPSTVSNTEQYGRYRPLIEQLVKRQNILCNELAEEAKKAQEAGDEVAAGRAMFKIKLGNPRNRQLMRFMEDPDTRRLIEKTELSMYQDAQKRDLFEIKEELYYTIDEKAHDADLMEMGREYLSPDDPEAFVLPDLGSAYGEIDADLSMSDEDRAAKKEKLQQRLDTQGEKMHSISQLLKAYCLYEKDVEYVVANNKVIIVDENTGREMPGRRWSDGLHQAVEAKEGVEVEEETQTYATITIQNYFRLYQKLAGMTGTAETEAAEFHDIYKLDVLPIPTNVPNIRIDHNDQVFKTRREKYNAVVAKIQEAHDRGQPVLVGTASVDASELLGKMLKRAKIPCNILNAKYHRQEAEIIANAGQKGAVTVSTNMAGRGTDIKLAPGVAEVGGLFVIATERYESRRIDRQLRGRCSRQGDPGMSQFFISFEDDLMRNFAAAERMTNMMERFGMEDGEALEHKWLNKSVETAQKRVEQRNYTWRKRVLDFDDVMNKQREVVYGYRNEVINSENPRELVYEVIEKAIPDAVYGYMEERDEGAPDYAELLNWVNTTFPIQLTMQNSGFQDRDAKGNAEFLVAKVKQAYELKMAHENPEMLDMLERHIILTGIDKLWQEHLYNMDALREGVHLRAQGQKDPLIEYKNEAYALFETLMANIESESLNNLFRSTTNLEQFENFMRGLPQQLTSDATAQSGAGITHANIAQTGNTSNLAMTPSDDGKQIKINLPKRRPTVKVNRNDDCPCGSGKKFKKCCGREA, from the coding sequence ATGCTTAAGTGGACTCTTCAAAAAATCGTCGGCAGTAAAAATCAACGTGAGGTGAAACGCCTCGCACCTGTCGTCGCCAAAATCAACGAAATCGAAGAAGCCTATCAACGCGATTCCGATGAGCAACTCCGCGAGAGGGTCGCCGCCTGGCAAAAACACCTCCACCGCTACCTGCCCCTGGAGTCAGCCACCATCCGTGAGCTTGAGCTCATGGATGCCGACCAGTTATCCGCCGCCGCCGCCAAGCTCAACGAACGCCTTGACGCCCTGCGCGACGAGTTTCCGATGCTTCCCAATGCCGAAGCAACCGTCGAATCCATCGAACAAGCCAAAGCCGCCTTCCGCGAGGTTGAGGATAATCACTTCGACGGCGCACGCGCCAAATACCTCGATCAAATCATGCCCGAGGCCTTCGCCGCGGTCAAGAACTCCGCCCGCAGGCTCTGCGGCCAGACCATCACCGTCTGCGACCAGCCACTGCTCTGGGAAATGGTCCACTTTGACGTCCAGCTCGTCGGCGGTATTGCCCTCCACCGTGGAATGATCGCAGAAATGCAGACCGGTGAAGGTAAAACCCTCGTCGCGACCCTCCCCGTTTTCCTCAATGGTCTCACCGGCCTGGGGGTTCACGTTGTCACCGTCAACGACTACCTGGCACGACGTGACTCCGAGTGGATGGGCGCTGTCTTTAAATTCCTCGGTCTCACGGTCGGCTGTATTCAGAACCAGCAACCCTCCCAGCTTCGGCGTGAGCAGTACGCATGCGACATTACCTACGGCACCAATGCCGAGTTTGGCTTCGACTACCTCCGCGACAACGGCATGTCATCCTCCAAGGAAGAACAAGTCCAGCGCGGGCATTATTTCGCGATTATTGACGAGGTCGACTCCATTCTGATCGATGAAGCCAGAACCCCCCTCATCATTTCCGGACCGTCCACCGTTTCCAATACCGAGCAATACGGTCGCTACCGCCCACTCATCGAACAACTGGTCAAACGCCAGAACATCCTCTGCAACGAACTTGCGGAGGAAGCCAAAAAAGCGCAGGAGGCCGGAGACGAGGTCGCAGCTGGCCGTGCCATGTTCAAAATCAAACTTGGCAATCCTAGGAACCGTCAGCTGATGCGCTTCATGGAGGACCCGGACACCCGCCGCCTCATTGAAAAAACCGAACTCTCGATGTACCAGGACGCCCAGAAGCGCGACCTGTTCGAGATCAAGGAAGAACTCTACTACACCATCGATGAGAAGGCCCACGACGCCGACCTCATGGAAATGGGGCGCGAATACCTCTCGCCCGATGACCCGGAAGCCTTCGTCCTTCCCGACCTCGGAAGCGCCTACGGCGAAATCGACGCCGATCTCTCGATGTCCGATGAAGATCGCGCCGCGAAAAAGGAAAAGCTGCAACAACGCCTCGATACCCAGGGCGAGAAGATGCACTCAATTTCCCAACTGCTCAAAGCCTACTGCCTCTACGAGAAAGACGTCGAATACGTGGTCGCCAATAACAAGGTCATCATCGTGGATGAAAACACCGGCCGTGAAATGCCCGGACGCCGCTGGTCGGACGGCCTCCACCAGGCGGTCGAAGCCAAGGAAGGTGTCGAGGTCGAAGAGGAAACCCAGACTTACGCCACCATTACCATCCAGAACTACTTCCGCCTCTACCAGAAACTGGCGGGGATGACCGGAACCGCCGAAACCGAGGCCGCGGAATTCCACGACATTTACAAACTCGATGTCCTGCCGATCCCAACCAACGTCCCTAACATCCGCATCGACCACAACGACCAGGTCTTCAAGACGCGCCGCGAAAAATACAATGCCGTTGTCGCCAAGATCCAGGAGGCCCACGACCGGGGCCAGCCGGTCCTCGTGGGAACCGCATCCGTGGACGCCTCCGAGCTGTTAGGCAAGATGCTCAAGCGCGCCAAGATCCCGTGCAACATCCTCAACGCGAAATACCACCGCCAGGAGGCTGAAATCATCGCCAATGCAGGTCAAAAGGGTGCCGTCACCGTATCCACCAACATGGCCGGCCGGGGCACCGACATTAAACTCGCACCCGGCGTCGCCGAGGTAGGAGGCCTCTTCGTCATCGCCACCGAGCGCTACGAGTCGCGCCGGATCGACCGCCAGCTGCGCGGCCGTTGCTCCCGCCAGGGCGACCCCGGTATGAGCCAGTTCTTCATCTCGTTTGAAGACGATCTGATGCGTAATTTCGCCGCCGCCGAACGCATGACCAACATGATGGAACGCTTCGGCATGGAAGACGGCGAAGCCCTCGAACACAAGTGGCTCAACAAATCCGTCGAAACCGCGCAAAAACGCGTGGAGCAACGCAACTACACCTGGCGTAAACGCGTGCTCGACTTCGATGATGTCATGAACAAGCAGCGGGAAGTCGTTTACGGCTACCGCAACGAGGTGATCAACTCGGAGAACCCACGCGAACTTGTTTACGAGGTCATCGAAAAAGCCATCCCCGATGCCGTCTACGGTTATATGGAGGAGCGCGATGAAGGAGCACCCGACTACGCAGAGCTCCTCAACTGGGTGAACACCACCTTCCCCATCCAGCTCACGATGCAAAACAGCGGCTTCCAGGACCGCGATGCAAAGGGCAACGCCGAGTTCCTCGTCGCCAAGGTCAAGCAAGCCTACGAGCTCAAAATGGCTCACGAGAACCCCGAGATGCTCGACATGTTAGAGCGTCACATCATCCTCACCGGGATTGATAAACTCTGGCAAGAACACCTCTACAACATGGACGCCCTGCGCGAGGGGGTGCATCTGCGCGCCCAAGGCCAGAAAGATCCACTCATCGAATACAAAAACGAGGCCTACGCCCTCTTCGAAACCCTGATGGCCAACATCGAAAGCGAGTCCCTCAACAACCTGTTCCGCTCCACCACCAACCTGGAGCAGTTTGAAAACTTCATGCGCGGCCTGCCCCAACAGCTGACCAGCGACGCCACTGCCCAGTCGGGCGCAGGTATCACCCATGCCAACATTGCCCAGACCGGCAATACCAGCAACCTCGCCATGACCCCATCCGACGACGGCAAGCAGATCAAGATCAACCTGCCCAAACGCCGCCCCACGGTCAAAGTCAACCGCAACGACGACTGCCCCTGCGGCTCCGGCAAAAAATTCAAAAAGTGCTGCGGCCGCGAGGCGTAG